From the genome of Deinococcus roseus, one region includes:
- a CDS encoding Ig-like domain-containing protein, with amino-acid sequence MKHSQISTIMVLTACLIVGCSEDIAPPSGAIQSPSEGSTVGGKVNVQVVARGDAEISKIQLYARDPGSPEEGVFIGSTVSTPGILEWNTGRFPSGATLELYAKISDAAGNTADTDPVQVTINNTDGVKLLRFMGIRVPPVKKTLVTRQNVWQREVQDVVAPEGFVNSSAKTLQKQADAVLDANSEYYLDWVWNTFKPTSGVLDGYRLKYSHNALSGPYDKRVSISPQNTPEIDSVDKDHPLTPTEAAGTHYGVIAGVVGGVEISLSNYTQFQFPGEQKIKSPLNGAVLSTGKPTLTWEAPIGADAYVFYVYDKDPTTAGKEANVLWTVPANANGQLVAIKDTSATYPGSQTALGAGVYYWKVIGYDFNDDKLMVAATISPVWTFTVAP; translated from the coding sequence CAATCATGGTCCTCACTGCTTGCCTGATCGTTGGGTGCAGTGAAGACATTGCCCCTCCCAGCGGCGCCATTCAATCCCCCTCCGAGGGCAGCACTGTTGGCGGCAAAGTCAACGTGCAGGTGGTGGCCCGCGGAGACGCCGAAATCAGCAAAATTCAATTGTATGCACGGGACCCAGGCAGCCCAGAAGAAGGCGTTTTCATTGGCAGCACCGTCAGCACCCCAGGCATTCTCGAATGGAACACCGGACGGTTTCCCTCCGGAGCCACACTGGAGCTCTACGCCAAAATCAGCGATGCTGCAGGGAACACCGCAGACACTGACCCGGTCCAGGTCACCATCAACAACACCGATGGGGTGAAACTCCTGCGCTTCATGGGCATCCGGGTGCCCCCCGTCAAAAAAACCCTGGTGACACGTCAGAACGTCTGGCAGCGTGAAGTGCAAGATGTGGTTGCGCCGGAAGGTTTTGTGAATTCCTCAGCGAAGACCCTTCAAAAGCAGGCCGATGCGGTGCTGGATGCCAACAGTGAGTATTACCTGGATTGGGTCTGGAACACCTTCAAACCCACTTCTGGGGTGCTCGATGGCTACCGCCTCAAGTACAGCCACAATGCACTCTCGGGTCCTTACGACAAAAGGGTCTCGATTTCGCCTCAGAACACCCCTGAGATTGACAGTGTGGACAAAGACCACCCCCTCACCCCCACCGAAGCCGCAGGCACCCATTACGGGGTGATTGCCGGAGTGGTGGGTGGCGTTGAAATCAGCCTGTCCAATTACACCCAATTTCAGTTCCCCGGAGAGCAAAAGATCAAAAGTCCCCTGAATGGTGCGGTGCTCTCCACAGGCAAACCCACCTTGACCTGGGAAGCTCCCATCGGTGCGGATGCTTACGTGTTCTACGTGTATGACAAAGATCCCACCACCGCTGGCAAAGAGGCCAACGTGCTGTGGACGGTGCCTGCCAATGCCAATGGTCAACTGGTCGCCATCAAGGACACAAGCGCCACCTACCCTGGCAGCCAGACTGCCCTGGGCGCTGGCGTGTATTACTGGAAGGTGATTGGGTACGACTTCAACGATGACAAGCTGATGGTGGCTGCCACCATCAGCCCGGTGTGGACGTTCACGGTCGCCCCATGA